A genomic segment from Xiphophorus maculatus strain JP 163 A chromosome 6, X_maculatus-5.0-male, whole genome shotgun sequence encodes:
- the LOC102233363 gene encoding claudin-15-like, translating into MSTAVEAVGFVMCMIGFLITGAALANDYWKISSVSGSVIVSQREFENLWHACAENSAGIANCRDFESMLALPAHVQACRALMIISLLLGLGCMIVSLLGLKCIKIGSATVESKAKMAATGGIMCILGGLCCIIACSWYGYQVVQEFYNPLYGGAKFELGAGLYMGWAGGSLCILGGSLLCSACKRASPAGKKGGYPAKKVYTATARTDTESPKAYV; encoded by the exons ATGTCGACGGCAGTGGAGGCAGTGGGGTTCGTCATGTGCATGATTGGCTTTCTGATCACCGGCGCGGCGCTAGCTAACGACTACTGGAAGATCTCCTCGGTGTCCGGCAGCGTCATCGTCTCTCAGAGGGAGTTCGAGAACCTGTGGCATGCCTGCGCCGAGAACAGCGCCGGCATCGCCAACTGCCGCGACTTCGAGTCCATGCTGGCCCTCCCAG CTCACGTCCAGGCGTGTCGCGCTCTGATGATCATCTCTCTGCTGCTCGGCCTCGGCTGCATGATCGTCTCTCTGCTCGGACTCAAGTGCATCAAGATCGGCTCGGCCACCGTGGAGTCCAAggccaagatggccgccaccgGAGGAATCATGTGCATCCTGGGAg gacTGTGCTGCATCATCGCCTGTTCCTGGTACGGATACCAGGTGGTTCAGGAGTTTTACAACCCGCTGTACGGAGGAGCAAA gttCGAGCTCGGCGCCGGCCTCTACATGGGTTGGGCCGGAGGTTCCCTCTGCATCCTGGGTGGAAGTctcctctgcagcgcctgcaaGAGAGCGTCACCTGCTGGAAAGAAAGG AGGTTACCCGGCGAAGAAGGTTTACACGGCCACGGCCCGGACCGACACAGAATCCCCCAAAGCTTACGTTTAA
- the LOC106700083 gene encoding interleukin-20 receptor subunit beta-like, with protein sequence MAMSRKLLLMVVLLEFTNGVRTPPAPGTVCMDSVNMRHVLRWTQPTASCNSTVLYSVQYQGEFELLIKNGSWINAPECQRIPLTSCDLTSDLGSDSDYSLRVRAQCGSKMSAWTRFLFNRNNITPPVPELRVTAAGDVLLVSVRKFPLTAVTMVTMWRKDKEQQTQTYSMPADQEVLQVAALQEGAVYCVKAKVVLNLDVQSGFTDSHCVSITGPGAPAWKQPTAVTMTVVVTLGLLIGLFWSLVHCRPDSCQKYFQKEPLPPSLNGNFAVRIAIPQQREELCEETPHLLRGGAT encoded by the exons ATGGCGATGAGCAGGAAGCTGCTCCTGATGGTCGTCCTGCTGGAGTTCACCAACG GCGTCAGGACGCCGCCGGCTCCTGGGACCGTCTGCATGGACTCGGTCAACATGAGACACGTCCTGCGCTGGACgcagcccacagcatcatgcaACTCCACCGTGCTTTACTCCGTTCAGTACCAGGG GGAGTTTGAGCTTCTGATCAAGAACGGCAGCTGGATAAACGCTCCTGAGTGCCAGAGGATCCCCCTCACCAGCTGcgacctgacctctgacctgggaTCTGACTCCGACTACAGCCTGCGGGTCAGGGCGCAGTGTGGCTCCAAGATGTCCGCCTGGACCAGATTTCTGTTCAACAGGAACAACA TCACGCCTCCAGTTCCTGAGCTCAGGGTGACGGCAGCTGGCGACGTTCTGCTGGTGTCCGTCAGGAAGTTTCCTCTCACCGCCGTTACCATGGTGACGATGTGGAGGAAAGACAAAGAGCAGCag ACCCAGACTTACTCCATGCCAGCAGACCAGGAGGTGCTGCAGGTCGCCGCCCTGCAGGAGGGAGCGGTGTACTGCGTCAAGGCGAAGGTTGTCCTGAATCTGGACGTGCAGAGTGGATTCACCGACAGCCACTGTGTTTCCATCACAG GTCCTGGCGCTCCGGCGTGGAAGCAGCCCACCGCGGTGACGATGACGGTCGTCGTCACGCTGGGCCTCCTGATCGGTTTGTTCTGGTCGCTCGTCCACTGTCGCCCCGACTCCTGTCAGAAGTATTTCCAGAAAGAGCCGCTGCCGCCGTCGCTG AACGGAAACTTCGCCGTCCGGATTGCGATTCCCCAGCAGAGGGAGGAGCTTTGTGAGGAAACGCCCCACCTGCTGAGAGGCGGAGCAACGTGA